In a genomic window of Shouchella clausii:
- the nirB gene encoding nitrite reductase large subunit NirB, whose translation MGSESRQRLVLIGNGMAGVRVVEEVLKLAPRQFAITILSEEDRPSYNRILLSSVLQGKQTLHSIGIHPFQWYVDHGIELRLGEEATRIDPVAQKVYTDKGELAYDKLVIATGSEPFVLPVPGVEKEGVFVFRTIRDCERLTEWATRYQKAAVIGGGLLGLEAAQGLAHLGVDVSVIHLSDRIMERQLDETAARLLKQSLESKGIRFLLQKQTAEISGEERVTGLRFQDGTTLSADFVVMAAGVQPNIAIAKESNIPTKRGIVVDDRLRTDVSGVYAVGECAEHNGISYGLVAPLYEQAKVLARELCGLPGLYYNGTVLATQLKISGVNVFSAGETTCSRSCTVLKTLNEITGQYKKLLFKEDCLAGAVLFGNTRQSDQLLQLIRANTPLSDDEKTQLLTEDGTAFERELASLPASHLICNCNAVSKGDIMSAMAAGQHTIAQIKAGTKAASSCGGCEVRVAAMLESFKHGQLLATVDIAERKPLCPCTSLTEQQVAQSIAEKRLVVFSDMSEKLGWKNKNGCRVCREVSAYYAGLFFPGGAPKERNGKQENDGSYTITLPHIAGRLSTDQLKQFALMAEELQVPRIDFSARNQVQLKGLTEKQLPYVFEQLDMPPAVLAGKRLQVAIDDSHYNWPEGRHLAERLLDLFNCVPFPAETEVCVTLAARRHELAAIRLSRSPLNWEVAIGSELFCSNDSVEGTFQLVCALLQYFRQSAQYSENIHAWLVRKGAVHVREVVFDAACQAKLNKQLAEITAVSHEHAERMPVV comes from the coding sequence ATGGGCTCGGAGTCAAGACAGCGCCTCGTCCTTATTGGCAATGGCATGGCAGGCGTCCGCGTGGTAGAGGAAGTGTTAAAACTTGCTCCGCGCCAATTTGCGATTACGATTCTATCAGAAGAAGACCGTCCGAGCTATAACCGCATCTTGCTTTCCTCCGTTTTGCAAGGGAAACAGACGCTTCACAGCATTGGCATCCATCCGTTCCAATGGTATGTTGACCATGGCATTGAGCTGCGATTAGGTGAGGAAGCGACCAGAATCGATCCCGTTGCCCAGAAAGTATATACCGACAAAGGGGAACTTGCTTACGACAAGCTAGTGATCGCTACTGGTTCGGAACCTTTTGTCCTTCCAGTGCCAGGAGTGGAGAAAGAAGGCGTATTTGTTTTTCGCACAATCCGTGATTGTGAACGGTTAACTGAATGGGCGACTCGTTACCAAAAAGCGGCTGTCATTGGGGGCGGTTTGCTTGGTCTTGAAGCCGCCCAAGGGCTGGCTCATTTAGGCGTCGACGTAAGCGTCATTCATCTTTCTGACCGAATTATGGAGCGCCAGCTCGACGAAACGGCAGCCCGGCTGTTGAAACAGAGCCTTGAGAGCAAAGGGATTCGCTTTTTGTTACAAAAACAAACAGCGGAAATTAGCGGCGAGGAGCGGGTAACAGGTCTTCGTTTTCAAGATGGAACCACTCTTTCTGCTGATTTTGTTGTCATGGCAGCTGGCGTCCAGCCGAACATTGCCATTGCCAAGGAAAGCAACATTCCAACAAAGCGAGGAATTGTTGTTGATGATCGTCTACGCACGGACGTTTCAGGTGTGTATGCCGTCGGCGAATGTGCCGAACATAACGGAATCAGCTATGGGTTAGTGGCCCCCTTATATGAACAAGCAAAAGTGCTGGCCCGTGAGCTTTGTGGACTGCCAGGTCTGTATTATAACGGCACTGTGTTAGCGACGCAATTGAAAATATCAGGAGTAAACGTCTTTTCTGCAGGCGAAACAACCTGTTCTCGCTCTTGTACTGTTTTGAAAACTTTAAACGAAATTACGGGTCAGTACAAGAAGCTTCTGTTTAAAGAGGATTGCCTTGCCGGGGCAGTATTGTTTGGCAATACGCGACAAAGCGACCAGCTGTTGCAGTTGATTCGGGCAAACACGCCATTGTCAGATGACGAGAAGACGCAACTATTAACAGAAGATGGAACAGCATTTGAACGAGAGCTAGCCTCTCTGCCAGCTTCCCATCTCATTTGCAATTGTAATGCTGTATCAAAGGGCGACATTATGAGCGCAATGGCAGCCGGACAGCACACAATTGCACAGATAAAAGCGGGAACGAAAGCGGCAAGTTCATGCGGTGGATGCGAGGTCAGAGTGGCCGCTATGCTAGAAAGCTTTAAGCATGGACAGCTGCTAGCGACTGTCGATATAGCCGAAAGAAAACCGTTGTGCCCATGCACGTCGCTAACCGAACAACAAGTCGCCCAATCAATCGCCGAGAAACGGCTCGTTGTGTTTTCTGACATGAGCGAAAAGCTAGGTTGGAAAAACAAAAATGGGTGCCGAGTCTGCCGAGAAGTGTCTGCTTATTATGCCGGATTGTTCTTTCCTGGGGGAGCACCAAAGGAACGGAATGGAAAACAAGAAAACGATGGCAGTTATACGATTACACTTCCACACATTGCTGGCAGATTGAGCACTGACCAATTAAAACAATTTGCCCTAATGGCTGAGGAACTGCAAGTGCCGAGAATTGATTTTTCAGCACGCAACCAAGTGCAGCTGAAAGGGTTGACGGAAAAGCAACTGCCTTACGTCTTTGAACAGCTTGATATGCCTCCTGCTGTTTTGGCAGGCAAGCGTTTGCAGGTTGCTATTGATGACAGCCACTATAACTGGCCGGAAGGGAGGCACTTGGCTGAAAGACTGCTCGATTTATTTAACTGTGTGCCTTTTCCTGCGGAAACAGAAGTATGCGTTACGTTAGCTGCTCGTCGACACGAGCTCGCTGCTATTCGTCTCTCCCGGTCGCCATTAAATTGGGAAGTAGCGATTGGTTCTGAATTATTTTGTTCGAACGACTCCGTTGAAGGAACCTTTCAACTTGTTTGCGCTTTGCTGCAATACTTTAG
- a CDS encoding hemolysin family protein has product MLFAIIACLLASFFFSGSETALTAANKMKIQSRASTGDRNSQKLLHLISKPDQFITTILIGNNITNILLPTLVTMIAIDYGISVALATAILTVAIIVFAEVLPKSIAASFPDKIAYFVSPVIRALMILLKPITYLLNLGTGALIQLLSKSQPKEKSFSKEELRTIVDIASGEGTFEKEESHRIKGILDFRSLNVNDAIKTPRIEIVGLQENTPFEEARDFIIQNRYTRYPIYREDMDSIIGIFHSKALASWSLDPYRPLTDFSDMEPLVVFEFQSIELVFRKMMQERKHMAIVYDEYGGTEGLITHEDIIEVMIGQEIEDETDLENDSLVDLVNDREIICHGKLPLQKLNNLFATDIPDEENNLAGYVLKHFGRLPAEGEQFEAKGLLFSVLDVDIERKRIVKVRILKQA; this is encoded by the coding sequence GTGTTATTTGCTATTATTGCCTGCTTACTCGCTTCGTTTTTCTTCTCTGGAAGTGAGACTGCACTCACTGCGGCGAATAAGATGAAAATTCAATCAAGAGCTTCAACAGGAGATAGAAACTCACAAAAACTACTTCATCTTATCTCAAAACCCGATCAATTTATTACAACGATTTTGATTGGTAATAACATTACAAATATTCTATTGCCAACACTTGTTACAATGATTGCGATTGATTACGGCATTAGTGTCGCTTTAGCTACTGCTATATTGACTGTCGCTATCATTGTCTTTGCTGAAGTATTGCCAAAATCAATTGCTGCATCGTTTCCTGATAAAATCGCTTATTTCGTTTCCCCAGTTATACGTGCATTAATGATTCTTCTTAAGCCAATTACTTACTTGCTTAACTTAGGAACAGGCGCCCTTATCCAACTCCTTTCTAAAAGCCAGCCAAAAGAAAAATCGTTTTCAAAAGAAGAGCTGCGAACGATTGTCGATATCGCCAGTGGGGAAGGCACATTTGAAAAAGAAGAATCGCATCGGATTAAAGGCATTCTCGATTTTCGAAGTCTTAATGTAAACGACGCTATAAAAACCCCCAGAATTGAAATAGTCGGCTTACAAGAAAATACACCATTTGAGGAAGCACGAGACTTTATTATCCAAAATCGGTACACACGCTATCCTATTTATCGAGAAGATATGGATAGCATCATTGGGATCTTCCATTCCAAAGCATTGGCGTCATGGTCGTTAGACCCATATAGACCTTTAACCGATTTTAGCGACATGGAACCACTTGTTGTCTTTGAATTCCAGTCAATCGAATTGGTTTTCAGAAAGATGATGCAAGAACGAAAACACATGGCAATTGTTTATGACGAATACGGTGGGACTGAAGGTCTAATTACACATGAAGATATTATCGAAGTGATGATTGGGCAAGAAATTGAAGACGAAACGGATTTAGAAAATGATAGCCTAGTTGATTTAGTCAATGATAGAGAAATCATCTGTCACGGGAAGCTTCCTCTCCAAAAACTAAACAATCTTTTTGCAACGGATATTCCTGACGAAGAGAATAACCTCGCTGGCTATGTATTAAAACATTTTGGCCGCCTTCCCGCTGAAGGGGAGCAATTTGAAGCAAAAGGGTTACTCTTTTCTGTGCTTGACGTAGATATAGAGCGCAAGCGCATAGTAAAAGTGCGTATTCTCAAGCAAGCTTAA
- the sigK gene encoding RNA polymerase sporulation sigma factor SigK — protein MSGILAALTYFMKEVFVFVSYVKNNAFPQPLSKEDEKKYLARMAEGDASARNMLIEHNLRLVAHIVKKFENTREDVEDLISIGTIGLIKAIESYSEGKGTKLATYAARCIENEILMHLRALKKVKKDVSLHDPIGTDKEGNEITLIDILKDDSEDIVDVLQTEMEKKQIYEYIHVLDEREKEVIIGRFGLNMEEERTQREIAKELNISRSYVSRIEKRALMKLFHEFYKHSRGRS, from the coding sequence ATGTCCGGCATCCTCGCTGCACTCACATATTTTATGAAAGAAGTGTTTGTTTTTGTTTCCTATGTCAAAAACAACGCTTTCCCGCAGCCATTAAGCAAAGAAGACGAAAAAAAATACTTAGCCCGGATGGCAGAAGGCGATGCTTCTGCACGGAACATGTTAATTGAACATAATCTTCGCCTTGTTGCCCATATCGTCAAGAAATTTGAAAACACAAGGGAAGATGTCGAGGATTTAATTTCCATTGGCACGATCGGCTTGATTAAAGCAATTGAAAGTTATTCCGAAGGCAAGGGAACGAAATTAGCGACGTACGCGGCACGTTGTATTGAAAATGAGATTCTAATGCATTTGCGGGCTTTGAAAAAAGTAAAAAAGGACGTTTCTTTGCACGATCCAATCGGTACAGACAAAGAAGGCAACGAGATCACACTGATCGATATTCTTAAAGACGACAGCGAAGACATTGTTGATGTCTTGCAGACGGAAATGGAAAAAAAGCAAATTTACGAGTACATTCATGTGCTCGATGAACGTGAAAAAGAAGTCATTATTGGCCGATTCGGTTTGAATATGGAGGAAGAGCGGACACAGCGGGAAATTGCGAAAGAATTAAATATTTCCCGTAGCTACGTCTCCCGGATTGAAAAACGGGCGTTAATGAAACTGTTTCATGAGTTTTACAAACATAGTCGTGGCCGCAGTTAA
- a CDS encoding M20 family metallopeptidase: MKEQISEKLEQLRLTFWEVSQHIGHNPELGHEEFIACKTLTDLLKSHGFTVEVGTCGLETAFTATFDSGQPGPEVGFMAEYDALPQIGHACGHNLIGTMSAAAAIGLSDVLHKTGGKIYVYGTPAEETRGAKVTMADAGLFDDLDVAMMVHPNAHYEESGTSLAMDAIQFDFFGKAAHAAASPHEGINALDAVIATFNQINALRQHVTPDVRIHGIIPEGGQAANVVPDFARAQFYVRAASRKTLQPLLEKVKNCAKAAALATGAQLEISFYEFSYDDMNTNEALSKQFTANLVALGVDVNDIREKTLGGSLDMGNVSQRVPAIHPYVKITDGGYACHTPEFRDAALSEQGFEGLMLGAKTMAHTAFDVLTDQALLETIKQEYRTWKEKQ, translated from the coding sequence ATGAAAGAACAAATTAGTGAAAAACTGGAACAGCTTCGTTTAACGTTTTGGGAAGTAAGCCAGCATATTGGCCACAATCCAGAGCTTGGCCACGAAGAGTTTATTGCCTGCAAAACACTGACTGACTTACTAAAATCACACGGATTTACAGTAGAAGTGGGAACATGCGGGCTAGAAACGGCTTTTACAGCGACATTTGACAGCGGCCAACCTGGACCGGAAGTGGGCTTTATGGCTGAATATGATGCCCTCCCGCAAATTGGCCATGCTTGCGGCCATAATTTAATTGGCACGATGTCGGCGGCAGCGGCGATTGGTCTCAGTGACGTTTTGCATAAAACAGGGGGCAAGATATATGTCTATGGCACACCAGCGGAAGAGACGCGTGGAGCGAAAGTGACCATGGCAGATGCAGGATTGTTTGATGATCTTGACGTAGCCATGATGGTTCATCCGAATGCACATTATGAGGAAAGCGGAACTTCGTTGGCAATGGACGCCATTCAGTTTGACTTTTTTGGAAAGGCGGCCCATGCAGCGGCTAGCCCCCATGAGGGAATCAATGCATTGGATGCAGTCATAGCGACGTTTAATCAAATCAATGCACTTAGGCAGCATGTTACGCCAGATGTGCGTATACATGGCATTATCCCAGAAGGGGGACAGGCTGCAAATGTCGTTCCCGATTTTGCCAGAGCGCAATTTTACGTGCGCGCCGCATCACGAAAAACACTTCAACCTTTGCTTGAAAAGGTGAAAAACTGTGCAAAGGCGGCAGCCCTTGCGACTGGCGCACAGTTGGAAATTTCGTTCTACGAATTTTCCTATGACGATATGAATACAAATGAAGCGCTATCCAAACAATTTACCGCTAATTTGGTCGCGTTAGGCGTTGACGTCAACGATATTCGCGAAAAAACACTTGGAGGCTCGCTGGATATGGGCAATGTCAGCCAGCGCGTTCCCGCCATCCATCCGTACGTTAAAATTACAGACGGCGGTTATGCGTGCCATACGCCTGAATTTCGTGATGCCGCATTAAGCGAGCAAGGATTTGAAGGACTGATGCTTGGCGCAAAGACGATGGCGCATACTGCCTTTGATGTGTTGACAGATCAAGCGCTTCTAGAAACAATTAAACAAGAATATAGAACGTGGAAAGAAAAACAGTAA
- the nirD gene encoding nitrite reductase small subunit NirD — protein sequence MAFVEAGRKVFVANRNELAVGLGKKVEIEGRELALFMQEDGSVRILDNKCPHKGGPLSEGIVSGNYVYCPLHDWKICMKTGSAQGGDQGNVACFTVEVEGDDIYVFI from the coding sequence ATGGCATTCGTGGAAGCGGGTAGAAAAGTGTTTGTCGCTAACCGAAATGAGCTGGCGGTCGGTTTAGGCAAGAAAGTTGAAATCGAAGGGAGGGAGCTTGCTTTATTTATGCAAGAGGATGGGTCCGTTCGTATTCTTGACAACAAATGTCCTCATAAAGGCGGACCCCTATCGGAGGGCATCGTTAGTGGGAATTATGTTTATTGTCCGCTGCATGATTGGAAAATTTGCATGAAAACGGGCAGCGCGCAAGGTGGAGATCAAGGAAATGTAGCTTGTTTTACTGTGGAAGTTGAAGGAGACGATATTTATGTGTTTATTTAA
- the nirB gene encoding nitrite reductase large subunit NirB, with amino-acid sequence MNKEKVVLIGNGMAGIRTLEEIIKREPNRFQFTVFGAEPHPNYNRILLSSVLQGDSSVSDIVLNDYDWYERNQIELFTGDAVVRVDCRKKEVWSASGIKRTYDRLIFATGSDPFMLPLPGAEKEGVIAFRNIADCESMINAAKSYQKAVVIGGGLLGLEAARGLLNLKMDVDVIHIADHLMDRQLDSDAGKMLKAELEQQGMQFHLNKKTVKINGHKRVKGISFSDQTSIKADLVVMAVGIRPNVQLAKQSGLKVNQAIVVNDYMETSEEDVYAVGECAEHRGIVYGLVAPLYEQGKVLAEHICTNTSNEVSGYKGSIVSTKLKVSGINVFSAGAFRDQDETKSIRIHDEFAGVYKKLVVKNNQVVGAVLFGDTNDANRILSLIRSGEDISAISKAALFPSETNDSSPSVVATMADEETICGCNGVSKGEIVCAIKEQGLSTVAEIRQCTNASRSCGGCKPEVAELLALTTGTDIMAKPEPLCGCTELTHEAVVASIREMGLSYVREVMSVLGWKSEEGCSKCRPALNYYLGLISPLDYTDDAHSRFVNERVHANIQKDGTFSVVPRMYGGVTNPEQLRKIADVAEKYNVPLLKVTGGQRIDLLGVEKEKLPNVWRDLGMRSGYAYGKTLRTVKTCVGEDFCRFGTQDSVSLGIEIEKKYEGLNTPHKVKMAVSACPRNCAESGIKDVGIVGVEGAWEIYVGGNGGVDLRSAELLCKVATNEEVMETISAFLQYYREQATYLERTSHWIERVGLESIKKVIFDDSIERAALIERMEMALSRHKDPWTEIVESEEKQQQLFEKKKIAVKQGGGM; translated from the coding sequence GTGAATAAAGAAAAGGTTGTTTTAATTGGCAATGGCATGGCGGGCATCCGCACACTCGAAGAAATCATTAAACGAGAGCCTAATCGTTTTCAATTCACGGTTTTCGGTGCAGAACCCCATCCAAATTACAATCGAATATTGTTGTCGTCTGTTCTTCAAGGCGACTCAAGTGTAAGCGACATCGTCTTAAACGACTACGACTGGTATGAAAGAAACCAAATTGAATTGTTTACAGGTGACGCAGTCGTACGAGTTGATTGTCGCAAAAAAGAAGTGTGGAGCGCCAGTGGCATTAAACGGACCTATGACCGTTTGATCTTTGCCACAGGCTCCGACCCGTTTATGCTCCCTTTGCCTGGAGCAGAGAAAGAAGGTGTCATTGCGTTTCGCAACATCGCCGATTGCGAATCAATGATCAATGCTGCGAAATCGTATCAAAAAGCGGTGGTCATTGGTGGAGGGCTGCTAGGCCTTGAAGCAGCTAGAGGCCTGTTGAACTTAAAAATGGACGTTGATGTCATCCATATTGCCGATCATTTAATGGACCGGCAACTGGATTCAGATGCAGGAAAGATGTTGAAGGCCGAGCTTGAACAACAAGGGATGCAGTTTCATTTAAATAAGAAAACGGTCAAAATCAATGGCCACAAACGGGTCAAGGGCATTTCCTTCAGTGACCAAACAAGTATAAAAGCTGATTTAGTTGTTATGGCTGTTGGCATTCGTCCGAATGTTCAATTGGCTAAGCAATCAGGACTTAAAGTCAATCAAGCAATCGTCGTCAATGATTATATGGAAACTAGCGAAGAAGATGTATATGCAGTTGGTGAATGTGCTGAACACCGTGGTATCGTTTATGGGCTTGTTGCTCCCTTGTACGAACAAGGCAAAGTGCTTGCTGAACACATCTGTACAAATACGAGCAATGAGGTCAGCGGCTATAAAGGGTCAATCGTCTCCACGAAATTAAAAGTATCAGGCATAAATGTCTTTTCCGCAGGGGCGTTTCGCGATCAAGACGAGACGAAATCGATTCGTATCCATGACGAATTTGCTGGAGTCTACAAAAAGCTAGTTGTTAAAAACAACCAAGTTGTAGGGGCCGTCTTATTTGGCGACACCAATGATGCCAATCGAATTCTTTCTCTCATTCGGTCTGGGGAAGACATTTCGGCCATAAGTAAAGCGGCACTGTTCCCATCTGAGACGAATGACAGCAGTCCATCAGTAGTAGCTACAATGGCAGACGAAGAAACGATTTGCGGCTGTAACGGTGTAAGCAAAGGTGAGATTGTCTGTGCAATTAAAGAGCAGGGGCTTTCTACGGTAGCAGAAATAAGGCAATGTACGAATGCGTCAAGGTCTTGTGGTGGCTGCAAGCCGGAAGTAGCTGAATTGTTGGCACTCACAACAGGAACGGACATAATGGCAAAACCAGAACCTCTTTGCGGCTGTACGGAATTAACCCATGAAGCAGTGGTAGCCTCGATCCGGGAAATGGGCTTGTCCTATGTTCGAGAAGTCATGAGCGTGCTTGGTTGGAAGTCAGAGGAAGGCTGTTCAAAGTGCCGCCCTGCTCTCAACTATTATCTAGGTCTCATTAGCCCCCTTGATTATACGGATGATGCTCATTCCCGGTTTGTTAATGAACGGGTCCATGCCAATATCCAGAAAGACGGCACGTTCTCTGTTGTGCCTCGGATGTATGGCGGGGTGACCAATCCAGAACAACTGCGGAAAATCGCTGATGTTGCTGAAAAATACAATGTCCCTTTATTAAAAGTCACCGGCGGTCAACGGATCGACTTGCTCGGCGTCGAAAAAGAAAAATTGCCTAACGTATGGCGTGATTTAGGGATGCGCTCCGGCTATGCGTATGGCAAAACATTGCGGACAGTCAAAACGTGCGTTGGTGAAGATTTTTGCCGTTTTGGCACGCAGGACTCGGTTAGCCTTGGAATCGAAATTGAGAAAAAATACGAGGGCCTGAATACGCCCCATAAAGTAAAAATGGCTGTTTCCGCTTGCCCGCGTAATTGTGCGGAATCAGGCATAAAAGATGTTGGAATTGTGGGTGTAGAAGGAGCATGGGAAATCTATGTAGGTGGGAATGGAGGCGTTGATTTAAGAAGCGCTGAGCTGCTTTGCAAAGTGGCAACGAATGAAGAAGTAATGGAAACGATCAGTGCATTTTTGCAATATTATCGGGAACAAGCCACCTATTTAGAACGGACTTCCCATTGGATTGAGCGAGTCGGGCTTGAATCAATTAAAAAAGTGATTTTCGACGACAGCATCGAACGAGCAGCGCTAATCGAACGGATGGAAATGGCGCTATCTAGGCACAAAGATCCGTGGACGGAAATTGTTGAGAGTGAAGAAAAGCAACAGCAATTGTTTGAAAAGAAAAAAATTGCTGTTAAACAGGGTGGAGGTATGTGA
- a CDS encoding bile acid:sodium symporter family protein, whose product MNQFLQKWLPTMTPLAVIAGVLANQMLEPAAFLVPWIFACMSFANSITIHPGEIKQVFRFPRSFFLTFVSLQLILPFCAYIAGTLLFPDDIWTQTGLLLAFSIPTGIVSLMWISIYGGNRSLALCLILANTLLAPIFIPLTLAVFLGTELPLDTFGIFMGVFWMVVAPSLAALAINATKPAWVNVIHVVGAPFTKLGLLAVIMLNSSVAAPYFLALDIKLATVVATVLTLAIIGYLTGLYLGKATGSPKEDQVSIMLLSGMRNIGVGAAIAIVYFPPAAILPVIAGTLFQQILAASFGKWQSLQPKPSISQFGAAKNRDA is encoded by the coding sequence ATGAACCAATTCCTACAAAAGTGGCTCCCAACCATGACGCCACTAGCTGTTATCGCTGGCGTACTTGCGAATCAAATGCTCGAACCTGCAGCCTTTTTGGTTCCATGGATTTTTGCCTGTATGTCGTTTGCAAACAGCATTACAATCCATCCGGGGGAAATAAAGCAAGTCTTTCGATTCCCACGATCCTTTTTTCTAACTTTTGTCTCGCTGCAGCTCATTTTGCCGTTTTGTGCTTATATTGCTGGCACTTTGTTGTTTCCAGATGACATATGGACACAAACAGGCCTTTTGCTTGCTTTTTCCATTCCTACAGGCATCGTTTCCCTCATGTGGATTTCGATTTATGGGGGAAACCGATCGTTGGCGCTCTGTTTAATATTGGCAAACACATTACTTGCGCCCATCTTTATACCGCTAACGCTAGCTGTGTTTCTTGGAACCGAGCTGCCCCTTGATACATTCGGAATTTTTATGGGCGTCTTTTGGATGGTCGTGGCGCCATCCCTTGCTGCATTAGCTATTAACGCCACAAAACCGGCATGGGTCAACGTCATACACGTAGTTGGCGCGCCCTTTACAAAGCTTGGCTTACTTGCAGTCATTATGTTAAATAGTTCAGTTGCAGCACCTTATTTTTTAGCGCTTGATATAAAATTGGCCACGGTTGTTGCAACGGTACTAACTTTGGCTATTATCGGCTACTTAACAGGGTTATACCTTGGAAAGGCGACAGGCTCTCCTAAAGAGGACCAGGTCAGCATTATGCTGCTTTCAGGGATGCGCAATATCGGTGTCGGGGCAGCGATTGCGATTGTCTACTTTCCACCAGCCGCCATATTGCCTGTCATTGCCGGGACACTGTTTCAACAAATATTGGCAGCCTCGTTTGGAAAATGGCAATCGCTGCAGCCTAAGCCCTCTATTAGTCAATTTGGCGCCGCGAAAAACAGAGATGCCTGA
- the cobA gene encoding uroporphyrinogen-III C-methyltransferase, with protein MSIQGKVYLVGAGPGDAELLTVKARKILQQADVVIFDRLANPALIMEVSDHAKLVYAGKQPCKHVLRQGDIQTEMLVHAKKGKTVVRLKGGDPAVFGRVGEEAAYLKTHHIPFEIVPGVTAGTAASIYAGVPATHRTLSSSFAVVTAHRDRDEKKEPPNWRALAQSVDTLMIYMGMKQLAAIVDQLMTHGKPAGTPVLIVEWGTYSRQRSVEGTLETIVTNVANANLANPAVILIGDVVGVRGAVSWFEHKPLSGIGILSLRGKTEVTEALRTQGADVFAAPLQQNKGKIVTDTDIAAVLQTSKNQAVLFFAKEVLFAFLAKLGEKGYDIRSVQGQLMAGTQEVEQIARSLGLQLARYSKKSTLSPVVIGTDAINRRLLPQKITVAIRRLLEEGHLTHAFCETEQEIDDLRLVLAECANEAVVPILTTSDQVQAYAKSLSMYASVVLHNQPLDQTMS; from the coding sequence ATGTCCATACAAGGAAAAGTGTACCTCGTCGGCGCAGGACCTGGAGACGCCGAACTGTTGACTGTTAAAGCACGCAAGATATTACAGCAAGCAGACGTTGTGATTTTTGACAGGCTTGCCAATCCGGCGCTAATCATGGAAGTTAGCGATCATGCCAAGTTGGTGTATGCAGGCAAGCAGCCGTGTAAACATGTGTTGCGCCAAGGAGACATCCAAACAGAAATGCTTGTCCACGCAAAAAAAGGAAAAACGGTTGTTCGCTTAAAAGGGGGCGATCCTGCCGTATTCGGCAGAGTAGGAGAGGAAGCTGCCTATTTAAAAACTCACCACATTCCATTTGAGATTGTCCCTGGTGTGACAGCGGGTACAGCCGCTTCTATTTATGCAGGTGTACCGGCAACCCATAGAACGCTTTCCAGTTCATTTGCAGTCGTAACTGCTCATCGCGACAGAGACGAAAAAAAAGAGCCCCCTAATTGGCGAGCACTTGCTCAATCGGTTGACACGCTAATGATCTATATGGGCATGAAACAATTAGCTGCCATTGTTGACCAGTTAATGACACATGGAAAACCAGCCGGTACGCCTGTGCTCATTGTCGAGTGGGGCACATACAGTCGACAGCGGTCCGTGGAAGGAACACTAGAAACGATTGTGACCAATGTCGCTAACGCTAACTTGGCGAATCCTGCTGTTATTTTAATCGGCGATGTTGTCGGTGTCCGTGGGGCTGTATCATGGTTTGAGCACAAGCCCCTTTCGGGCATAGGCATCTTATCGCTTAGAGGAAAGACTGAAGTAACGGAAGCGCTGCGGACGCAAGGGGCGGATGTCTTTGCGGCTCCCCTCCAACAAAACAAGGGGAAAATTGTTACTGATACGGACATCGCTGCTGTGCTTCAAACTAGTAAAAATCAAGCAGTCTTGTTTTTTGCCAAGGAGGTGTTGTTCGCGTTTTTAGCAAAGCTTGGCGAGAAAGGCTATGATATTCGTTCTGTACAAGGGCAACTTATGGCGGGAACACAGGAGGTGGAGCAAATCGCTCGCTCACTCGGTTTGCAATTGGCGCGTTATTCGAAAAAATCAACTCTTTCGCCTGTCGTGATTGGTACAGATGCCATTAACCGCCGCTTGTTACCACAAAAAATAACTGTTGCGATTCGTCGTCTGCTAGAAGAAGGCCACTTAACTCATGCCTTTTGTGAAACAGAGCAAGAAATTGATGATTTGCGACTCGTTTTAGCAGAATGTGCAAATGAAGCTGTAGTGCCTATTTTAACGACGAGCGATCAAGTTCAAGCATATGCTAAGTCTCTTTCGATGTACGCTTCTGTCGTTCTGCACAATCAACCACTCGATCAGACAATGTCTTAA